Proteins found in one Chloroflexota bacterium genomic segment:
- a CDS encoding thioesterase family protein yields the protein MPRERRDAPDAPPAHRETLRVRYSDTDAQGIAHHSSYLLWLEEARLGWLRAIDLGYADLTAGGMFLSLVDCSCRYLSPAFGEDVVTIEVWVVEVSRLRVRLRYEIRRDDTLLATATTQNAFVDGDGRPRRLPADHPTWLKLREL from the coding sequence ATGCCCCGCGAACGCCGGGACGCGCCCGATGCGCCGCCCGCTCACCGCGAGACCCTGCGCGTGCGCTACTCGGATACCGACGCGCAGGGCATCGCGCACCATTCGAGCTATCTGCTCTGGCTCGAAGAGGCGCGGCTCGGGTGGCTGCGCGCCATCGACCTTGGCTACGCCGACCTCACCGCCGGCGGCATGTTTCTGTCGTTGGTTGATTGCAGCTGCCGCTATCTCTCGCCGGCCTTTGGGGAGGACGTGGTGACCATTGAGGTGTGGGTGGTCGAGGTCTCGCGGCTGCGGGTGCGGCTGCGCTACGAGATTCGGCGCGACGACACGCTGCTGGCGACCGCCACGACGCAGAATGCCTTCGTGGACGGGGACGGCCGCCCGCGGCGGCTACCAGCCGACCACCCGACGTGGCTCAAGCTGCGGGAGCTTTGA